Proteins encoded together in one Sinorhizobium sp. B11 window:
- a CDS encoding efflux RND transporter permease subunit yields MSISDWFIRRPIATSLLMVALVAVGVVAYPLLPVAPLPQVDFPTIQVSTQLPGADPKTISSSVTQPLERQFGQIAGVTQMTSTSTLGSSSITLQFDLSRNVDNAAQDVQTAINAAGGQLPSGLPSPPTYRKVNPADPPVLILALTSDTMPLTQVDDFSESVLAQHISQLSGVSQVLVFGQQKPAVRLQIEPLKIAELGISLEDVRSAVSTLTSDAPKGSVQGAERTYTIYDNDQLLQAAPWNDAIVTYKNGSPVRIRDIGRAVDGAENTQIAGWANGRRAILLAIFKLPGANVIDTVDNIKTVLPRLQAIAPAAVHLSILSDRTLTIRASVLDVEKTLLITIALVVMVIFMFLRNFWATVIPSVTVPLTLMATLSLMYLAGFSLDNLSLMGLSIAVGFVVDDAIVMVENIHRHMEMGKTPIQASIDGAAEIGFTIISISISLVAVFIPLLLMGGIVGELFREFAITVTMTIVVSAIVSLTITPMMGSRFLRSEEKAGHGRLYMFSERVFDALLAGYERTLDVALRHHRVTLAIFLLSLGVTGLVFVNIPKGFFPIQDTGLITGVLEASQDISFRKMSDLQVEAGRIVQADPGVASIGMQVGGGSGSTVNMSKMFITLKPLEQRDASATGIIERLRPKLAKLEGAQLFLQAAQDINVGGRSSATQFQYTLQDGNADELDEWANRLLGKFKTLPELADVATDQQNGGTTVTLTIDRDQASRFGIAPQMIDNTLYDAFGQRQITQYFTDLNSYHVVLEVAPQFQTSPMQIDDLYIRSPLTGDQVPLDLLVRKTTEPTAVLAVNHQSQFPSVTLSFNLSKGTALSEAVAAITKAENEMGKPPTLTGTFQGNAQAYQSSLATEPMLVLAAVGVIYLILGVLYESYFHPLTILSTLPSAGLGALVMLWAFGFDFTVIALIGVILLMGIVKKNGIMIVDFAIKARRQSGLAPLEAIREACLLRFRPIIMTTAAALLAGVPLMLGHGTGSELRQPLGYSIVGGLIISQIMTLYTTPVVYLYLEKLSGYFIRRKPATTSGAPADSGRDVA; encoded by the coding sequence ATGTCGATATCTGATTGGTTCATCCGCCGACCGATCGCCACCTCTCTGCTCATGGTGGCACTCGTCGCTGTTGGAGTGGTCGCATACCCGCTTCTGCCGGTCGCACCGTTGCCGCAAGTCGACTTTCCGACGATTCAGGTTTCGACGCAGCTCCCCGGCGCGGATCCAAAGACCATCTCCTCGTCTGTTACCCAGCCGTTGGAGCGCCAATTCGGGCAGATCGCGGGGGTGACCCAGATGACGTCAACGAGCACCCTTGGAAGCAGCTCGATCACACTTCAGTTCGATTTGTCACGCAATGTGGACAACGCGGCTCAAGACGTCCAGACCGCGATCAACGCCGCAGGAGGTCAACTGCCCAGCGGCCTGCCTTCCCCACCCACCTACCGCAAGGTAAATCCCGCCGATCCGCCGGTGTTGATCCTGGCACTGACCTCTGACACCATGCCCCTCACTCAGGTGGACGATTTCTCGGAGAGCGTGCTCGCCCAACATATAAGCCAACTTTCAGGCGTCTCACAGGTCCTGGTATTCGGGCAACAGAAACCGGCGGTTCGGCTTCAGATCGAGCCTCTAAAGATAGCCGAGCTAGGAATCTCACTAGAGGATGTTCGCAGTGCTGTTAGCACACTGACCAGCGACGCTCCTAAAGGCAGCGTCCAGGGAGCGGAACGCACCTACACCATCTACGACAACGATCAGCTTTTACAGGCGGCACCATGGAATGATGCGATCGTCACGTACAAGAACGGTTCGCCAGTGCGCATCCGCGATATTGGAAGAGCTGTAGACGGAGCCGAGAACACCCAGATTGCGGGTTGGGCGAACGGCAGACGAGCAATCCTGCTAGCCATATTCAAACTGCCAGGCGCCAATGTCATCGATACCGTGGACAACATCAAGACCGTGCTTCCTCGGCTCCAGGCCATAGCGCCCGCTGCTGTTCACCTTTCCATCCTAAGCGATCGGACATTGACGATCAGAGCGTCTGTCCTTGACGTCGAAAAGACGTTGCTCATTACGATCGCACTGGTTGTGATGGTGATATTCATGTTCCTTCGAAACTTCTGGGCAACCGTCATACCCAGTGTCACGGTCCCGCTGACCTTGATGGCAACGCTGTCGCTCATGTATTTGGCCGGATTCAGTCTCGATAATCTCTCCCTCATGGGTCTCAGCATAGCTGTTGGCTTCGTGGTAGACGATGCAATCGTCATGGTCGAGAACATCCACCGCCACATGGAGATGGGAAAAACGCCAATCCAAGCTTCCATCGACGGCGCCGCGGAAATCGGCTTCACCATCATATCAATCAGCATCTCGCTTGTAGCCGTGTTTATACCGCTATTGCTGATGGGGGGCATAGTAGGCGAGCTGTTTAGAGAGTTTGCAATCACGGTCACCATGACCATTGTCGTGTCGGCGATCGTATCCCTGACGATCACGCCCATGATGGGCTCGCGCTTTCTTAGGTCGGAGGAGAAGGCTGGGCACGGCAGACTCTACATGTTCTCCGAACGAGTTTTCGACGCTCTTTTGGCGGGATATGAGCGGACGTTGGACGTCGCGTTGCGCCATCATCGCGTCACGCTAGCGATATTCCTCTTGTCGCTCGGCGTGACGGGTCTCGTCTTCGTAAATATTCCAAAAGGCTTTTTCCCCATTCAAGACACGGGCTTGATCACAGGGGTTTTAGAAGCCTCCCAGGATATCTCATTCCGGAAAATGTCAGATCTTCAGGTCGAGGCTGGCAGAATAGTCCAAGCGGACCCTGGCGTCGCAAGCATTGGCATGCAAGTCGGCGGCGGATCCGGGTCGACCGTGAACATGAGCAAAATGTTTATTACATTAAAACCACTCGAGCAGCGTGACGCCTCGGCGACCGGGATAATCGAACGCCTCAGACCAAAGCTCGCGAAGCTGGAAGGTGCACAGTTGTTCCTGCAAGCTGCGCAGGATATCAACGTTGGCGGCCGGAGTTCCGCCACTCAATTCCAGTATACCTTGCAGGATGGAAACGCCGACGAACTGGATGAGTGGGCGAACCGTCTTTTAGGAAAGTTCAAGACCCTGCCGGAGCTTGCAGACGTTGCAACGGATCAACAGAACGGCGGAACGACCGTTACGTTGACTATCGATCGTGATCAGGCGTCGCGGTTCGGCATTGCGCCGCAGATGATTGACAACACGTTGTACGACGCGTTCGGACAACGTCAGATCACCCAGTACTTCACGGACTTGAATAGCTACCACGTGGTGTTGGAGGTCGCCCCGCAGTTTCAGACCTCGCCGATGCAGATCGACGACCTTTACATTCGATCCCCGCTGACCGGAGATCAGGTCCCTCTGGACCTGTTGGTAAGAAAAACTACTGAGCCGACAGCAGTTCTTGCGGTCAACCACCAGAGCCAGTTTCCATCGGTGACGTTGTCATTCAATCTTTCTAAGGGAACTGCGCTAAGCGAGGCGGTAGCCGCTATAACCAAAGCCGAAAACGAAATGGGCAAGCCGCCCACACTAACAGGCACGTTCCAGGGTAACGCCCAGGCCTATCAGTCCTCACTGGCAACCGAGCCTATGCTAGTCCTCGCGGCGGTCGGTGTGATCTACCTTATACTCGGCGTGCTGTACGAGAGCTACTTCCATCCATTGACCATTCTTTCAACGCTCCCCTCAGCCGGCCTTGGGGCGCTGGTGATGCTATGGGCCTTCGGCTTCGACTTTACGGTGATCGCTCTCATAGGCGTGATCCTCCTAATGGGTATCGTAAAGAAGAACGGCATCATGATCGTAGACTTCGCGATCAAGGCTCGCCGACAATCTGGGCTAGCTCCTTTGGAAGCGATCCGTGAGGCCTGTCTGCTCCGATTTCGGCCAATTATTATGACGACGGCTGCCGCGCTGCTCGCTGGTGTCCCGCTGATGTTAGGGCATGGTACAGGGTCTGAGCTTCGTCAGCCCCTCGGCTATTCGATCGTCGGTGGCTTGATCATCAGTCAGATCATGACGCTCTATACAACGCCCGTGGTGTATCTCTATCTGGAGAAGCTTAGTGGTTACTTCATTCGTCGGAAACCTGCGACCACCAGTGGTGCGCCCGCGGATTCGGGGCGAGACGTGGCATAG
- a CDS encoding cytochrome ubiquinol oxidase subunit I has protein sequence MEITALLLSRIQFAFTVSFHIIFPAFTVGLAAWLTFLEAISLWTGRPLYRRLFDFWLKIFAVAFGLGVVTGIVMAFQFGTNWSELSLRTGPIQGPLLGYESFTAFALEASFFGVMMFGRPRVAPSFYWIACAMVTSGTSLSSFWIMVNNSWMQWPVGYEISASGVFIPTDWSAIIFSPVVWVRFPHMILAAYITTSFCVAATGAWYLLDRRLHIEGVAMVRMGLGLAAVLVPLQLFFGHLTGDYVHDKQPAKFAAIEGRWKNEKPASEVLIALPDEASETNKFEVSIPYLGSLIGSMSLTSEEIGLKSFPKNERPPVLIPFFAFRIMVGCGLLMLGLAWYGTWLGFREKLTDQRWLNWCIFLSFPLGFIATLTGWFTAEVGRQPWAVYGVLRTAEAVTPSLTVQQVTISFAAFAVIYSSISAAGIAYLYRMLRAGPEETHHEIGEGANPKRPLAVPGGSPGTPPDFAE, from the coding sequence ATGGAGATAACAGCGCTCCTTCTTTCACGAATACAGTTTGCTTTCACCGTCTCCTTCCACATCATCTTTCCCGCTTTCACAGTGGGCCTGGCGGCTTGGTTGACGTTTCTAGAGGCAATCAGTCTTTGGACAGGTCGCCCTCTCTACCGACGGCTCTTTGACTTTTGGCTGAAGATTTTCGCCGTAGCATTTGGCCTTGGAGTGGTCACTGGTATAGTGATGGCATTCCAGTTTGGTACGAACTGGAGCGAACTCTCCTTACGGACAGGCCCCATCCAAGGTCCACTCCTCGGGTATGAGAGTTTCACAGCGTTTGCACTTGAAGCCAGCTTCTTCGGAGTAATGATGTTCGGCCGGCCGCGTGTGGCTCCGTCGTTCTATTGGATCGCTTGCGCAATGGTAACGTCAGGAACCAGCCTGTCCTCTTTCTGGATCATGGTGAACAATTCTTGGATGCAGTGGCCCGTCGGGTACGAAATCAGCGCCAGCGGTGTTTTCATTCCGACGGACTGGTCAGCTATTATATTCAGTCCTGTCGTGTGGGTACGGTTCCCGCACATGATCCTCGCTGCTTATATCACAACTTCGTTTTGTGTTGCGGCTACTGGCGCTTGGTATCTTCTCGATCGACGACTTCACATAGAGGGCGTGGCCATGGTCAGGATGGGTCTCGGCCTTGCTGCGGTCCTGGTCCCGCTCCAGCTATTTTTCGGCCACCTGACAGGTGACTATGTCCACGATAAGCAACCTGCCAAATTCGCCGCGATCGAAGGACGCTGGAAAAATGAGAAGCCAGCTTCCGAGGTTCTTATCGCGCTTCCCGATGAAGCTTCAGAGACGAATAAGTTCGAGGTATCAATCCCCTATCTCGGTAGCCTCATAGGTTCGATGAGCCTCACTTCAGAAGAGATTGGCCTGAAGTCATTTCCGAAGAACGAACGACCGCCGGTACTGATCCCATTCTTTGCATTTCGAATAATGGTCGGTTGTGGGCTGCTGATGCTGGGCCTCGCGTGGTATGGAACGTGGCTCGGATTTAGGGAGAAGTTGACCGACCAGCGTTGGCTGAACTGGTGCATCTTCCTGAGTTTTCCGCTTGGCTTCATCGCAACGCTAACGGGTTGGTTCACGGCGGAAGTCGGCAGACAGCCATGGGCAGTCTACGGCGTTCTTCGCACCGCCGAGGCTGTGACGCCGTCGCTCACGGTGCAACAGGTTACGATCAGCTTCGCAGCATTTGCCGTCATCTACTCATCGATCTCGGCCGCGGGGATTGCATACTTGTATCGAATGCTTCGTGCAGGCCCTGAAGAGACGCATCACGAAATTGGCGAAGGGGCAAATCCAAAACGTCCGTTGGCGGTGCCGGGTGGAAGTCCCGGCACTCCCCCCGATTTTGCGGAGTAA
- the cydB gene encoding cytochrome d ubiquinol oxidase subunit II, which translates to MIEFWTAALALTLALYVILDGFDLGVGMLFATSRSQDVKRHMLNSISPIWDGNETWLVLTASILFGAFPVVYSLVLSAFYLPIIILLAALIFRGVAFEFREKSRKKQWLWDAGFSVGSLVAGFVQGAAVGAIIEGIPNTDGRFTGTAFGWLTPFSVLCGVGLCLGYSLLGAGWLVKKCEGHVRERGYQIIPKLLLGVLAFLAVSFVVSLLIELPVMRRWLERPGLALFPLVGVCGCALIMQGVRSRRDGWPFFGTVLLFLSAFGTLAVSFLPYMIPFTITINQAAAPPSSLSFMFWGAGLFIMPITLIYTVIVYWLFKGKSHAGSYH; encoded by the coding sequence ATGATCGAATTTTGGACTGCAGCCCTCGCCTTGACGCTTGCCCTTTACGTTATTCTCGACGGGTTTGATCTGGGTGTCGGCATGCTCTTCGCAACGAGCCGAAGCCAAGACGTCAAGCGGCACATGCTGAACTCGATCTCACCGATCTGGGATGGCAATGAAACATGGTTGGTACTCACTGCCTCGATCTTGTTCGGTGCTTTTCCTGTCGTTTACTCGCTCGTGCTCAGCGCCTTTTACCTCCCGATCATCATTCTTCTAGCCGCGTTGATATTTCGCGGTGTCGCGTTCGAATTCCGGGAGAAGAGTAGGAAGAAGCAGTGGCTGTGGGACGCCGGCTTTTCCGTCGGCTCCCTCGTTGCAGGCTTTGTCCAAGGAGCTGCTGTGGGCGCGATCATCGAAGGAATCCCGAACACGGATGGCCGCTTTACGGGTACGGCCTTCGGTTGGCTCACGCCATTCTCAGTGCTATGTGGCGTCGGCCTATGCTTGGGCTACAGCTTGCTAGGGGCCGGTTGGCTGGTAAAGAAGTGCGAGGGCCACGTGAGAGAGCGAGGCTACCAAATTATACCGAAATTGCTTCTGGGAGTGCTTGCATTCCTCGCGGTTTCGTTCGTCGTGTCGCTTTTGATAGAGCTTCCCGTGATGCGTCGCTGGCTCGAGCGCCCTGGATTAGCTCTGTTTCCCTTAGTAGGCGTCTGCGGATGCGCGTTGATCATGCAGGGGGTTAGGTCGCGCCGCGACGGATGGCCGTTTTTCGGCACTGTCCTGCTATTTCTCTCGGCGTTCGGAACTCTTGCCGTATCCTTCCTTCCATACATGATCCCTTTTACGATCACGATCAACCAAGCCGCGGCGCCCCCTTCAAGCTTGTCGTTTATGTTTTGGGGAGCCGGGCTGTTTATCATGCCTATTACGTTGATCTACACGGTCATCGTCTATTGGCTGTTCAAGGGGAAAAGCCATGCAGGCAGCTATCACTGA
- a CDS encoding response regulator: protein MSQELTKQAVVHIVEDDESLRYALCRLMRSVGLVAKAYGSVAEFTEGRAHDKPGCLVLDVRLPGTSGIEFQSQLNSLGIFLPVILMTGHGDIPMSVRAMKAGAVDFLPKPFRDQDMLDAVASAIGRDRERRSTMDQAVVIYGRFAKLTPREQEVMMIATTGRMNKQTAADLGISEVTVKLHRRAAMQKMEARNLPDLVRMADMVRPLIPVGTGE, encoded by the coding sequence ATGTCGCAGGAACTGACCAAGCAAGCCGTGGTTCACATCGTCGAAGATGACGAATCTCTAAGGTACGCGCTTTGCCGCTTGATGAGGTCGGTAGGCTTGGTTGCGAAAGCTTACGGATCAGTTGCAGAGTTCACGGAGGGGCGTGCACACGACAAACCAGGCTGTCTGGTTCTCGACGTCCGGTTGCCTGGCACAAGCGGCATTGAATTTCAGAGTCAGCTCAACAGCTTAGGCATATTTCTTCCGGTAATCCTAATGACTGGCCATGGCGACATCCCAATGTCCGTCAGGGCGATGAAGGCTGGAGCCGTAGACTTCCTTCCAAAGCCTTTTCGGGATCAAGACATGTTGGACGCCGTCGCATCTGCCATTGGCCGCGATCGAGAGCGACGTAGCACGATGGACCAGGCGGTGGTCATCTACGGCCGTTTCGCTAAGCTAACGCCTCGCGAGCAGGAAGTAATGATGATCGCGACGACCGGAAGGATGAACAAGCAGACTGCTGCAGATTTAGGAATAAGCGAGGTGACGGTAAAACTTCACCGACGTGCCGCTATGCAGAAGATGGAAGCACGCAACCTTCCGGACCTTGTTCGCATGGCCGACATGGTAAGGCCGTTGATCCCTGTCGGCACTGGAGAGTAG
- a CDS encoding response regulator, producing the protein MGHEAHGFGSAEELLNSQIIERCSCVITDVQMAGMSGIELTAIITSEYESLPVIVITARSEFSLEEKAFESGAACFLKKPIDADLLVAKLSAALRL; encoded by the coding sequence ATGGGGCACGAAGCGCATGGTTTTGGCTCGGCGGAGGAGCTATTAAACTCTCAAATTATAGAGCGTTGCTCATGCGTTATAACCGATGTCCAGATGGCGGGGATGAGCGGTATCGAGCTCACAGCGATCATCACTTCTGAATACGAGTCGCTCCCTGTCATCGTCATAACGGCGCGGTCGGAATTTAGCCTCGAGGAGAAGGCGTTTGAGAGCGGAGCAGCCTGTTTCTTAAAAAAACCAATCGATGCCGATTTACTCGTTGCTAAACTGAGCGCCGCATTGCGACTCTGA
- a CDS encoding ATP-binding protein: MASRWSRRSSEDPRLLGTLESNTDISERRRADEDLRRSQAAYLAEAQRLSHTGSFGWDVENGDIFWSDETFRIFDVAPDTAPSLPLILDRTHPDDRARMKELLDQAIATRRNFDCEHRLLLDGGAVKHLRVVATFSERKEGSSRFVGAVMDISAQKEAYDSLEKSEQRYRHLFDRMPIALWQLDASKLVTLFNELSQAGVADLDAQFDLDPKLLHLCMEALIFVEANERAVALFGGDDPKDFVGQSVAKVWAASPKTFRRAMVSRYQGRVSFEEETKMVALNGRVIDVLFTAARVGRAENPDTSLIGVIDISERLQARERLQQIQAEYAHAARLSVLGELTASIAHEVNQPLAAITTAGGVGLRWINRSPPDLDEVRESLNSMVVDARRASEIIARIRASATRKAPERVYISLSEVIEEALLFLRAEIESRSAVVVHTSATGIPSILGDRTQLHQVFVNLIMNALQANSGHPTIPEITIHTQIIEREKVLCTIEDNGPGIEASDLQQLFNNFFTTKESGMGMGLPICRTIVEVARGIHKCWHEKRRRRRVFLAHVAGDAAICGIGVTFLRVAMRRSV, from the coding sequence GTGGCAAGTCGTTGGTCGCGGCGAAGCAGCGAAGACCCGCGCCTGCTAGGGACGTTGGAAAGCAATACGGACATCAGCGAGCGACGCCGTGCGGACGAAGATCTCAGGCGGAGCCAAGCCGCATATCTTGCAGAGGCTCAGAGACTGAGTCACACCGGTAGCTTCGGATGGGACGTTGAGAATGGGGACATCTTCTGGTCCGATGAGACCTTCAGAATATTCGACGTCGCTCCGGATACGGCTCCGTCGCTACCTCTGATCCTAGACCGCACTCATCCTGATGATAGAGCACGGATGAAGGAACTCCTCGATCAGGCGATAGCGACAAGAAGAAACTTCGACTGCGAACATCGGCTCTTACTTGACGGCGGTGCCGTCAAACACCTCCGTGTCGTCGCAACGTTCTCCGAACGGAAGGAAGGATCATCCCGCTTCGTAGGCGCTGTTATGGACATATCGGCCCAGAAGGAGGCTTACGATAGCCTTGAGAAGAGCGAGCAACGATATCGTCATTTGTTCGACCGCATGCCAATTGCGCTGTGGCAGCTCGACGCGAGCAAACTCGTTACATTGTTCAACGAACTATCGCAGGCAGGCGTAGCGGACTTGGACGCACAATTCGACTTGGATCCGAAATTGCTCCATTTATGTATGGAAGCACTGATTTTCGTAGAAGCCAATGAGCGCGCGGTAGCTCTGTTCGGTGGAGACGACCCCAAGGATTTCGTCGGACAATCGGTAGCCAAGGTTTGGGCAGCCAGTCCAAAGACCTTTCGCCGTGCAATGGTTTCACGATATCAGGGTAGGGTAAGCTTTGAGGAGGAGACAAAGATGGTAGCGTTAAACGGTCGCGTTATCGATGTACTCTTCACTGCAGCACGAGTGGGTCGAGCAGAAAACCCTGATACCAGTCTTATAGGCGTCATCGATATTTCCGAGCGACTACAAGCGCGGGAGCGGCTGCAACAGATTCAAGCTGAGTATGCCCATGCGGCGCGGTTGTCCGTGCTTGGCGAACTCACCGCGTCCATCGCCCATGAAGTCAACCAACCCTTGGCAGCAATCACCACGGCGGGTGGGGTAGGTCTACGCTGGATTAATCGTAGCCCTCCTGACTTGGACGAAGTTCGCGAGTCCTTGAACTCAATGGTCGTGGATGCTCGCCGCGCATCGGAAATCATCGCTCGAATTCGAGCCAGTGCGACACGAAAGGCACCGGAGAGAGTCTATATTTCGTTGTCCGAAGTAATTGAAGAAGCCCTGCTATTCCTCCGGGCCGAGATCGAGTCACGATCCGCAGTGGTTGTTCACACAAGCGCGACGGGAATACCGTCCATACTGGGCGACCGCACTCAGCTTCATCAAGTCTTCGTCAATCTCATCATGAATGCGCTTCAGGCAAATTCCGGCCACCCGACGATTCCGGAAATTACGATTCACACGCAGATTATCGAGCGCGAGAAAGTGCTCTGCACAATAGAGGATAACGGTCCCGGCATCGAAGCCTCGGATCTGCAGCAACTTTTCAACAATTTCTTTACGACTAAGGAAAGCGGCATGGGAATGGGACTGCCGATATGCAGAACGATTGTTGAGGTCGCACGGGGGATTCATAAATGCTGGCACGAGAAGCGGAGGCGACGGCGCGTGTTTCTCGCTCATGTTGCCGGTGACGCAGCCATATGCGGCATTGGGGTGACGTTCCTCAGAGTCGCAATGCGGCGCTCAGTTTAG
- a CDS encoding DUF4118 domain-containing protein — translation MSTFDLLRYRALPVLAAWRVERRRWLIPLWISATSLLGVVALLCAWFGLNFTTAAFVLLIIVMILSLLDSLGSSVIFSMVAVGYLNYLFVNPLHTFLVGTEHDVVTLAAFLVSSLSVSCLIRLVHGLGAAEREQSRLLGLTNDAVFVRDADDLIIFWNRGAEELYGWSHSEAMGRLAHELLHTVFPIPLGEINEVLQRSGPLGGRTTT, via the coding sequence ATGAGCACGTTCGATCTTCTGAGATATCGCGCATTGCCAGTCTTGGCCGCATGGCGTGTCGAACGGCGTCGCTGGCTTATCCCACTCTGGATATCTGCTACTTCGCTGCTCGGTGTTGTGGCGCTACTTTGTGCCTGGTTCGGTCTCAATTTCACGACGGCAGCGTTTGTGCTTCTAATCATCGTCATGATCCTGTCTCTACTGGATAGCCTTGGCTCCTCTGTGATTTTTTCGATGGTGGCGGTGGGATATCTGAACTACCTTTTCGTCAATCCGCTTCACACTTTCTTAGTCGGCACAGAGCACGACGTAGTCACGCTAGCCGCATTCCTGGTGTCTTCGCTGTCTGTAAGTTGTCTAATTCGCTTGGTCCACGGTCTAGGGGCTGCTGAACGCGAACAAAGCCGGTTGTTGGGTTTAACCAATGACGCAGTCTTCGTCAGAGACGCGGATGATCTGATTATATTTTGGAACCGAGGTGCTGAGGAACTCTATGGCTGGTCGCACAGCGAGGCGATGGGCCGATTGGCACACGAGCTGCTTCACACCGTCTTTCCAATACCGTTAGGAGAGATCAACGAGGTTCTTCAACGGTCGGGGCCGTTGGGAGGGAGAACTACTACATAA
- a CDS encoding cupin domain-containing protein, with protein sequence MDSVSRRKALALGGLGGAAIVTITARAASVGNPDRPSECAVNANPTGLDDSGPENPALGDQLPAFQGPPSTDVGDTQLFWSSFNNAPKRVQNGGWARQVTKADFAISDAVSGVNMRLGPGGVREMHWHRAAEWAMMTNGRCRITVLDAKGRAYVQDVGPGDLWYFPAGFPHSLQGLGPDGCEFVIVFDEGDQSEYGTLLLTDWMAHTSPELLAKNFGIPQEAFKSIPLKDLWIFQGKEPGSLPLDKEAVASAGLPEHAFTYRLEASTPFRQNSSGTLHIADSSSFTVSKTIAAAIETIKPGAVREMHWHPNSDEWQYWLQGRGRMTVFDAGPRSQTADFHAGDIGYVKKSQGHIIENTGTTDLKFVAVFKVAEYQEVGLSSWLSHTPPSLVAQHLNMDPKDIERISRNRPGIMPR encoded by the coding sequence ATGGACAGTGTTTCAAGACGCAAAGCTCTCGCGCTTGGCGGGCTTGGTGGCGCTGCCATCGTAACAATAACCGCGAGAGCTGCCTCCGTTGGCAATCCTGATCGCCCGTCCGAGTGCGCGGTGAATGCCAATCCAACCGGCTTAGATGATTCTGGCCCCGAGAATCCAGCACTAGGAGATCAGCTTCCCGCTTTTCAAGGCCCTCCTTCAACGGACGTCGGAGACACGCAACTGTTCTGGTCTTCTTTCAACAACGCTCCCAAGAGGGTTCAGAACGGCGGTTGGGCACGACAGGTCACCAAGGCTGATTTCGCCATTTCGGATGCGGTATCCGGTGTAAACATGCGTCTTGGACCGGGCGGCGTAAGGGAGATGCACTGGCATCGAGCTGCAGAGTGGGCAATGATGACCAACGGGCGTTGCCGAATAACGGTTCTTGACGCCAAAGGCCGCGCATACGTCCAAGACGTCGGGCCTGGGGACCTTTGGTACTTTCCGGCCGGCTTCCCCCATTCATTACAAGGACTAGGCCCGGACGGCTGCGAGTTCGTGATCGTATTCGACGAGGGCGATCAATCAGAGTACGGAACGCTTCTTCTCACCGACTGGATGGCCCATACCTCGCCGGAGCTCCTTGCGAAAAACTTTGGGATCCCACAGGAAGCCTTCAAATCAATACCTCTGAAAGACCTTTGGATTTTCCAAGGTAAAGAACCGGGATCGCTGCCATTGGATAAGGAGGCTGTCGCATCGGCCGGATTGCCGGAACATGCTTTCACCTATCGACTAGAGGCGTCGACGCCGTTCAGACAGAACTCCTCTGGAACGCTACATATTGCCGATAGTAGCTCCTTCACCGTCTCGAAGACAATCGCTGCGGCGATAGAAACCATCAAACCGGGCGCGGTCCGTGAAATGCACTGGCATCCCAACTCGGACGAGTGGCAGTACTGGCTGCAGGGACGAGGTCGCATGACCGTGTTCGATGCAGGCCCACGCAGTCAGACGGCCGACTTCCACGCGGGCGACATTGGTTACGTCAAAAAGAGCCAAGGCCATATCATAGAAAACACCGGCACAACCGATCTCAAATTTGTGGCCGTCTTCAAGGTGGCCGAATACCAGGAGGTAGGATTGTCATCCTGGCTGTCGCACACGCCGCCGTCGCTTGTCGCACAACATCTGAACATGGATCCCAAAGACATCGAACGGATATCGCGAAACCGGCCCGGAATCATGCCCAGATAA
- a CDS encoding acetoacetate decarboxylase family protein: MLIGYTVPLTPEGKSSATPPPPWHYSSECIAIEYWADRAAIAALLPPGMSPDVQSAGRAFFWFLDWQFTGSNDEHTDPARYQYREAFVLVEARLDDRPVNFCPYIFVDNDAAIARGWIQGYPKKLGSIFQTRSFSAQSPAACPLAPGSRFGASVAAHGERMATARIQLEEKVDPATVFSRPTTIRRYFPNLTAGRQDKPAVNELTLSKMDNLNFSDFWAGSAELTIPEVQGEDMHALRPLKVGRGYRFGMAYSVTDLPILKNYVA; this comes from the coding sequence ATGCTTATTGGCTACACCGTACCGCTTACCCCCGAAGGCAAGTCCTCGGCAACGCCCCCGCCACCCTGGCACTACTCGAGCGAGTGCATCGCGATAGAATACTGGGCCGACCGTGCGGCCATAGCCGCTTTGTTGCCGCCGGGCATGTCGCCTGACGTGCAATCTGCGGGCAGAGCATTCTTTTGGTTCTTAGACTGGCAGTTCACAGGCTCCAACGATGAGCATACGGATCCGGCGCGCTACCAGTATCGCGAAGCGTTCGTCCTCGTCGAGGCTCGTCTCGACGATCGCCCTGTTAATTTCTGCCCCTACATTTTCGTCGACAACGACGCCGCGATCGCCCGCGGCTGGATCCAGGGCTATCCCAAGAAGCTTGGCAGCATCTTTCAGACCCGAAGCTTCTCCGCTCAAAGTCCTGCAGCCTGCCCTCTTGCCCCAGGTAGCCGGTTCGGAGCAAGCGTGGCCGCTCATGGAGAGCGAATGGCAACCGCGCGGATTCAGCTCGAGGAGAAGGTGGATCCCGCCACGGTATTTAGCAGGCCCACAACGATCCGCCGCTACTTCCCGAATTTGACCGCCGGCCGACAGGACAAACCTGCAGTGAACGAACTGACCCTGTCGAAGATGGACAACCTCAACTTCTCAGACTTCTGGGCCGGTTCGGCGGAACTGACCATCCCTGAAGTTCAGGGGGAAGACATGCACGCGCTCAGGCCGCTGAAGGTTGGCCGCGGTTACCGCTTCGGTATGGCCTACTCGGTTACCGACCTTCCGATCCTTAAGAATTACGTTGCCTGA